From Argopecten irradians isolate NY chromosome 2, Ai_NY, whole genome shotgun sequence, the proteins below share one genomic window:
- the LOC138316660 gene encoding tyrosinase-like protein 1 has product MVYVFLVVFPVLSFLANYPGVANGLLEPLPMPDILRECYRYRTQNISISEMTSQSLNSFCITDFLSQTVLLRPQREISNTSILYAQELVRRVIQGINTGSRSKRHVRERKEVRTLTRIEWNTFTARLNILKRPVMLPNGEQFVPYDAISDIHMSSLILLAAHIGPNFLGWHRVYLLLLEEALGVPIPYWDSRLDFDMVEPTDSILWSPQFFGQGFGVVDNGPFAGWITPQGINLVRNIGNDGSLITAEQVQGILQQGSHYEVTEPIPRLSIERVHDGPHVWVDGQLSALATASQEPVFFMHHAFIDYIWYLFRNRLRMEYPGIDPQFDYPLKGNVLHAPNAQMIPFNNLRNIQGYNNYFESRTVYAPSPTCPGCGGSSYLTCNVTVGRCRSRSVAEVAPAMLAPLGAAAALAGASSAFGQLRTQTLVQQVGPLPIGSRFRVFSRDPRTRGDTLPNAPLATRKKRSIRNYNNINDTMHQIAIDKSTSRDPQINRPYQNTFVLNGVSDVNLWVYIPVKIIYEKPSDQLRVIDGSTDSISSNQSPSNTTDSNKSTLKQNILPASSHKCHISGSTASKVYVQTDGIDYSGRYKDYAVVDEASPLSSVMAYVGVKNPKQNAAKFYMSAFDSCGHVCKPKCLVNGEYKVCSGTFQITSSSPLMYGITVNEAIRELWDIGEIRPTVGTQGKAPVIFTCEMFPDWPWDLS; this is encoded by the exons ATGGTTTAT GTGTTCTTAGTTGTCTTTCCGGTGTTATCATTCCTTGCCAATTATCCGGGTGTTGCCAATGGTCTACTGGAACCTTTACCGATGCCAGATATTCTCCGAGAATGTTACag GTACAGGACTCAAAATATCAGCATAtcggaaatgacgtcacagaGCCTCAATAGTTTCTGCATCACTGATTTCCTGTCTCAGACTGTTCTTCTCCGTCCCCAAAGGGAAATATCCAATACTTCCATTCTGTATGCCCAGGAACTTGTTCGGAGAGTAATACAAGGAATAAATACCGGAAGTCGATCAAAGCGGCACGTGAGAGAGCGGAAGGAGGTCCGCACATTGACTAGGATAGAATGGAATACATTCACGGCAAGACTTAATATCCTCAAACGACCTGTG ATGTTACCGAATGGAGAGCAGTTTGTGCCGTACGACGCCATTTCAGATATACATATGTCGTCTTTAATTCTGCTGGCAGCTCATATAGGACCGAACTTTCTTGGCTGGCATCGAGTTTACCTTCTCCT ACTTGAAGAAGCCCTAGGTGTACCGATTCCGTACTGGGATAGTCGACTAGACTTCGACATGGTAGAACCGACGGATTCAATTCTCTGGTCACCACAATTTTTCGGGCAAGGTTTTGGAGTCGTTGACAATGGACCCTTTGCTGGATGGATTACTCCACAAGGGATAAACCTTGTACGGAACATTGGAAATGATGGGTCCCTGATTACTGCGGAACAGGTACAAGGAATACTTCAACAAGGAAGTCACTACGAGGTCACAGAACCCATACCTAGGCTCAGTATAGAACGTGTGCATGATGGACCGCACGTGTGGGTTGACGGACAGTTGTCTGCCCTCGCCACTGCTTCTCAGGAACCTGTCTTTTTCATGCACCACGCGTTTATTGACTATATCTGGTATTTGTTTAGGAACAGACTACGAATGGAATACCCGGGAATAGATCCACAGTTTGACTACCCTCTCAAAGGCAATGTTCTACATGCTCCAAATGCCCAAATGATACCTTTCAATAACCTCCGAAACATCCAAGGATACAACAACTATTTCGAGTCCCGCACTGTGTACGCACCATCACCTACATGTCCTGGCTGCGGTGGAAGTTCTTACTTAACTTGTAATGTAACGGTCGGAAGATGTCGTTCACGTTCTGTAGCAGAAGTAGCACCGGCTATGTTAGCACCACTCGGAGCTGCAGCCGCACTTGCTGGTGCATCGTCTGCCTTCGGTCAACTTAGGACACAAACTCTCGTGCAACAGGTAGGGCCACTTCCCATAGGGTCGCGATTCAGAGTGTTTAGTCGAGATCCAAGAACAAGAGGCGATACACTTCCCAATGCTCCACTAGCAACAAGGAAGAAACGCAGTATAAGgaattataataatatcaatGATACTATGCACCAAATTGCGATCGACAAAAGTACGAGTCGGGATCCACAAATCAACAGACCGTATCAGAATACCTTTGTCCTCAACGGTGTTAGTGATGTAAATCTCTGGGTTTATATACCTGTTAAAATAATTTACGAGAAACCTTCTGATCAATTAAGGGTGATAGATGGATCTACAGATAGTATCAGTTCCAATCAATCTCCGTCCAATACAACAGACAGCAACAAATCgactttaaaacaaaacatacttCCCGCTTCGTCCCATAAATGTCACATCTCTGGTTCCACTGCGTCCAAAGTTTACGTCCAGACTGACGGTATAGACTATTCCGGCAGGTACAAAGACTATGCTGTGGTGGATGAGGCAAGTCCTCTCTCATCCGTTATGGCGTATGTTGGAGTAAAAAACCCGAAGCAAAATGCAGCCAAATTTTATATGAGTGCGTTTGACTCATGTGGTCATGTTTGTAAACCAAAATGTTTGGTAAATGGAGAGTACAAAGTATGTTCTGGAACATTCCAGATCACATCATCCTCCCCTTTGATGTATGGAATAACCGTGAACGAGGCAATAAGGGAATTATGGGATATCGGAGAAATACGTCCGACCGTCGGAACACAAGGAAAAGCACCTGTAATTTTTACTTGCGAGATGTTTCCGGACTGGCCATGGGATTTATCTTAA